A genomic stretch from Erigeron canadensis isolate Cc75 chromosome 9, C_canadensis_v1, whole genome shotgun sequence includes:
- the LOC122584038 gene encoding uncharacterized protein LOC122584038 produces MEITEKKTIWKSEEKEEEEDDSMVSATVGRVMTILLTARPTKLIDSISRLQSSPSPHNPLSLSLENSLHILHKYVHDGAEKEQPLDEILIPMMEHSLRSKDSKHKNQEMILINWLFQDEVLFEALSRKFSDILLRKEDHHVALCWCVLARRLIEYEVTVSRFSLAGLKERYSGFLESLCICSDHLLSLINDGSILQGGFELPTRLALAAADCIISLSVALTRKEMAFDASKTVNKSPKSGQQDLQGISIGAIGGQKKVNAISPASEVTRGTETSLLLWNLLDLLIVLVRRLLAWSRKSRSLHAKGLERVLKWLNETKDQYHFMQDQAGPQRVKTGILLLSSCWKHYGILLHLEDHHLSNRHKELLEQYLSGIEYYAGNMKVDTNDQDSGIATINFFMNCLLLLLGRFSSKQFDTAMVEHRLNITRAVASQLCSADDDVIGGAISILKATIFGTNHLASGHSLTDSKQMKSVLPLLLNLLDERDGTARAVVTLIAEYCSMSADSYCLEQILKRLTSESTAQRRNALDVISEVITISSDLASTLSESTWRDIANHLLNCIKDEEDIICAQSTKLLTVIDPSLVLPALVGLVYSVDATLHSSATSTLVNLLTYHNEKPEVVSMLLDCLSNLNTSSDHQKTASNHISEGSKGDADRILKLIPEWARSVKNWKLLIGPLVDKMFAEPSNPVIVKFLSYISDHLGGVADIVFQQILLHTESHTEIDESFLSELDMSHTENNVKLQNSLFDRLCPLLIIRLLPLKVFNNLKSSLVYGDHLSLNNNKYDTSDPRCIAALLLERAFNKLEFEDVRKLSAELCGRLHPNVLFPAVSFELECAIRDRDILKIKACLFSICTSLVVRGMESAGHPDMSRVRDAIETVLFWPSRDGDEISKAQHGCIDCLAIMVCTELQDAERSKNSSSKGKGIMGKGNSDTSTFLAYVLDRLTGREQKIVSSTWDPLNRTSEKQSLSFRLCMANVLISACQKISDSGKRPFTSKILPRITHSVCNVKEPEIRAACMQVLFSIVYHLKSVVLPYSSDLLTASVESLKCGSEMERMSGAKLLASLMASEEGIVESISEGLLEARSLLLSISQTDPSSSVRQLCTQLLACMTAS; encoded by the exons ATGGAAATCACAGAAAAGAAAACCATATGGAAatcagaagaaaaagaagaagaagaagatgattcaATGGTTTCAGCAACTGTGGGCCGAGTCATGACCATTTTACTCACCGCTCGGCCCACCAAACTTATTGACTCTATCTCTCGCCTTCAATCATCCCCCAGTCCTCATAATCCACTTTCTC TTTCGTTGGAGAACTCGTTACATATTCTTCATAAATATGTTCATGATGGGGCTGAAAAGGAACAGCCATTGGATGAAATTCTGATTCCCATGATGGAGCAT TCATTGAGAAGTAAAGATTCAAAACACAAGAACCAGGAGATGATTCTAATCAATTGGCTCTTTCAAGATGAAGttctttttgaagctttatcACGAAAGTTTTCTGATATTTTACTGAGGAAAGAAGATCATCATGTTGCTTTATGTTGGTGTGTCCTTGCACGCCGTCTCATAGAGTATGAAGTTACCGTGAGTCGGTTTTCGTTAGCTG GGTTGAAGGAAAGGTACTCTGGATTTTTGGAAAGCCTCTGCATATGCAGCGACCATTTATTGTCTCTGATAAATGATGGGAG CATTTTGCAGGGTGGGTTTGAGTTACCAACCCGTCTTGCACTGGCTGCAGCCGACTGTATTATATCCCTTAGTGTGGCGTTGACAAGGAAGGAGATGGCTTTTGACGCTTCAAAAACTGTTAACAAATCACCTAAATCTGGTCAACAAGATCTGCAAGGTATATCAATAGGCGCTATTGGTGGCCAGAAAAAAGTGAATGCAATCAGTCCAGCTTCTGAAGTCACAAGGGGTACAGAAACGAGCTTGTTGCTTTGGAATCTTCTAGATCTTCTCATTGTGCTTGTTCGGAGACTCCTTGCC TGGAGCAGGAAAAGTCGATCTTTGCATGCAAAAGGATTAGAAAGAGTTTTAAAATGGTTGAATGAGACAAAAGATCAGTATCATTTTATGCAAGATCAGGCAG GTCCACAGAGGGTTAAAACTGGAATTTTGCTTCTCTCATCTTGTTGGAAACACTATGGCATCCTTCTCCATTTGGAAGATCATCATCTTTCTAATCGTCACAAAGAATTACTTGAACAGTATTTGTCTGGCATTGAG TATTATGCAGGAAACATGAAAGTTGACACTAATGATCAAGACAGTGGAATTGCAACCATAAATTTTTTCATGAATTGTTTATTACTTCTGTTAGGACGTTTTAGTTCAAAGCAATTCGATACTGCAATGGTGGAACACCGGTTAAACATTACTCGTGCAGTTGCATCACAG CTCTGTTCAGCTGATGATGATGTGATTGGTGGTGCTATTTCGATTTTAAAAGCAACAATATTTGGCACAAACCATCTTGCATCTGGACACAGCCTCACAGACAGTAAACAGATGAAATCTGTGTTACCTTTACTTCTAAATCTTTTGGATGAACGTGATGGCACAGCCAGGGCTGTTGTAACATTAATTGCTGAGTATTGTTCCAT GAGTGCAGATAGTTATTGCCTTGAACAAATTCTAAAACGTCTTACTAGTGAAAGTACTGCTCAAAGAAGGAATGCTTTAGATGTTATTTCAGAAGTCATCACCATTTCATCAGATTTAGCATCTACCCTTTCCGAATCTACGTG GCGGGATATAGCAAACCATTTGCTAAACTGTATTAAAGACGAAGAAGATATAATTTGTGCACAATCAACCAAACTACTAACAGTTATTG ATCCTTCATTGGTATTGCCTGCATTAGTTGGTTTAGTTTACTCAGTGGATGCAACATTACATTCCTCTGCTACTTCCACATTAGTCAACTTGCTCACATATCACAACGAGAAACCTGAGGTTGTTTCCATGTTGCTAGATTGTCTAAG TAATCTCAATACAAGCTCGGATCATCAGAAGACTGCATCAAACCACATTTCGGAAG GGTCAAAGGGAGATGCTGATAGAATTCTGAAGTTGATACCTGAATGGGCTAGATCT GTCAAAAACTGGAAATTGTTGATTGGGCCACTGGTAGACAAGATGTTTGCTGAGCCATCAAACCCAGTTATTGTCAAGTTTTTAAGTTATATTAGCGATCATTTAGGAGGTGTAGCAGATATAGTCTTCCAACAAATTCTGCTACATACAGAATCACATACAGA AATTGATGAAAGCTTCTTGAGTGAACTGGATATGTCCCATACTGAAAACAATGTAAAGCTGCAAAATTCTCTCTTTGATCGCCTTTGCCCACTACTTATTATAAGGCTTCTTCCGTTGAAAGTTTTCAATAACCTGAAATCTTCTCTTGTTTATGGTGATCATCTTAGTCTGAATA ATAACAAATACGATACTAGTGATCCGCGGTGTATTGCGGCTCTTCTTCTAGAAAG GGCATTTAACAAGCTTGAATTCGAAGACGTTAGAAAACTTTCGGCTGAGCTGTGTGGGCGACTTCATCCCAAT GTTCTCTTTCCAGCTGTTTCATTTGAACTGGAATGCGCTATACGTGATCGTGATATATTGAAGATAAAAGCCTGTCTCTTCTCAATTTGCACATCTCTAGTG GTTAGAGGCATGGAGTCTGCAGGTCATCCAGACATGTCCCGAGTCAGAGATGCAATAGAAACTGTGCTTTTCTGGCCATCCAGAGATGGCGATGAAA TTTCAAAAGCACAACATGGATGTATTGATTGTCTTGCAATAATGGTCTGTACTGAGCTTCAAGATGCAGAACGATCAAAAAATTCATCATCTAAGGGAAAAGGCATCATGGGAAAGG gAAATAGCGACACTTCTACATTTCTTGCTTACGTGCTTGACCGATTGACTGGGCGCGAGCAAAAAATAGTTTCCTCCACTTGGGATCCGCTTAATCGTACGTCAGAGAAACAGTCTCTCTCATTTAGGCTATGCATGGCCAATGTTCTCATCAGTGCGTGTCAGAAGATTTCGGATTCTGGCAAAAGACCATTTACTTCGAAAATTCTCCCAAGAATTACTCATTCTGTTTGT AATGTAAAGGAGCCCGAGATTAGAGCTGCATGTATGCAAGTTCTTTTCTCCATTGTGTACCATCTGAAGTCTGTTGTCCTTCCATACTCTTCAGATCTACTAACGGCCTCTGTGGAATCTCTAAAGTGTGGGTCAGAAATG GAACGGATGAGCGGTGCCAAGTTACTAGCTTCACTGATGGCAAGCGAGGAAGGTATCGTTGAAAGTATTTCAGAGGGATTGTTAGAAGCAAGAAGCCTACTTTTAAGTATATCTCAAACAGATCCTTCGTCAAGTGTTAGACAATTGTGCACACAATTGCTTGCATGTATGACTGCTTCCTAG